A single window of Nicotiana tomentosiformis chromosome 1, ASM39032v3, whole genome shotgun sequence DNA harbors:
- the LOC104108992 gene encoding pentatricopeptide repeat-containing protein At3g62890-like — MLKILLQPLYQNSFPPSSYAPIFQYLIGKNCLKLGQQVHAHLAVRGIYPNGFVAAKIVAMYASSGEIDSASRIFDNATEPSSLLYNAMIRALTLYGITERTIQIYFQMHSLGLRGDNFTYPFVFKSCADLCDIWLGKCVHGSILRCGLVFDIYVGTSLIDMYVKCGDLIDARKQFDEMSVRDVSSWNALIAGYMKDGLFKYAEELFEKMPTRNIVSWTAMISGYAQNGLADKSLRLFDKMLDRDSEVRPNWVTIMSVLPACAHSAELERGRKIHSFVRETGLEKNPSVQTALIAMYAKCGSLVDARLCFYQINPKEKNLVAWNTMITAYASHGCGQEAVSTFEDMIRAGVQPDGITFTGLLSGCSHSGLVDVGLRYFDRMSSVYFVEPRHDHYACVVDLLGRAGRLVDAYNLISQMPMEAGPSIWGSLLAAGRSHRNLEIAELAAKKLFILEPDNSGNYVVLSNMYAEAGMWEEVNDLRIQLKSQRIMKNPGCSWIEFEGKAHLFLGGDTSHPQAEQIYMFLEALPAKIRAAGYMPDTTFALHDVSEEEKVQNLSSHSERLAIAFGILNTSPDTVLRVTKNLRICGDCHTVVKLISKIYQREIIVRDVNRFHHFKDGSCSCRDYW, encoded by the coding sequence ATGTTGAAAATCCTCTTGCAACCATTGTACCAAAACTCATTTCCGCCTTCTTCTTACGCACCTATTTTCCAGTACTTGATTGGCAAGAATTGCCTCAAACTTGGCCAACAAGTTCACGCTCACTTGGCCGTTCGAGGGATTTATCCCAATGGATTTGTCGCGGCGAAAATTGTCGCTATGTATGCCAGCTCAGGTGAAATCGACTCCGCCTCACGTATTTTCGATAATGCCACTGAACCCTCTTCGCTTCTGTACAATGCCATGATTCGAGCACTTACCCTTTATGGGATTACCGAAAGAACAATACAGATTTACTTCCAAATGCATTCTTTGGGTTTGCGTGGTGACAATTTTACTTATCCTTTTGTGTTCAAGTCATGTGCTGACTTGTGTGATATTTGGTTGGGGAAATGTGTTCATGGCTCAATATTGAGATGTGGGTTGGTGTTTGATATCTATGTTGGCACTTCTTTGATTGATATGTATGTTAAGTGTGGTGATTTGATTGACGCTCGTAAACAGTTTGATGAAATGTCCGTGAGAGATGTATCGTCTTGGAATGCATTAATTGCTGGGTATATGAAAGATGGGTTATTCAAATATGCTGAGGAGTTGTTTGAGAAAATGCCAACTCGGAATATAGTGTCGTGGACAGCTATGATTTCTGGATATGCTCAGAATGGTTTAGCTGATAAGTCGTTGCGATTGTTTGATAAGATGTTGGATCGTGACTCGGAGGTGAGGCCTAATTGGGTGACGATTATGAGTGTCTTACCTGCATGTGCGCACTCAGCTGAACTAGAACGTGGGAGGAAGATACATAGTTTTGTTAGAGAGACCGGATTGGAGAAGAATCCGTCAGTGCAGACAGCTCTTATAGCCATGTATGCGAAATGTGGCAGCCTGGTTGATGCTCGTTTGTGTTTCTATCAGATAAACCCGAAGGAGAAGAACTTGGTTGCTTGGAATACAATGATTACTGCTTACGCATCCCATGGTTGTGGGCAGGAAGCTGTTTCAACGTTTGAGGATATGATACGAGCTGGTGTACAGCCTGATGGAATTACATTTACAGGCTTGTTATCAGGTTGCAGCCACTCGGGTCTTGTGGATGTTGGACTGAGATATTTTGATCGTATGAGTTCAGTTTACTTTGTGGAGCCGAGACATGATCATTATGCTTGTGTGGTTGATCTACTTGGTCGTGCTGGACGATTGGTGGATGCATATAACCTCATTTCTCAAATGCCAATGGAAGCAGGACCAAGCATATGGGGTTCCTTATTAGCTGCTGGTAGAAGCCATCGCAACTTAGAAATTGCAGAATTAGCAGCTAAAAAGTTATTTATCTTGGAACCAGACAACAGCGGGAATTATGTTGTGCTCTCAAATATGTATGCAGAAGCTGGGATGTGGGAGGAAGTGAACGACTTGAGGATCCAACTGAAATCACAGCGTATTATGAAGAATCCTGGATGTAGTTGGATTGAGTTTGAAGGAAAGGCCCATTTATTCCTTGGAGGAGATACATCTCATCCACAGGCAGAACAAATATACATGTTTTTAGAGGCACTGCCTGCCAAGATAAGAGCGGCTGGTTACATGCCAGATACTACTTTTGCTTTGCATGATGTGAGTGAAGAAGAGAAAGTGCAGAACCTGAGTAGTCACAGTGAGAGGCTGGCCATTGCCTTTGGCATTCTTAATACAAGCCCAGATACAGTTCTCCGAGTGACAAAGAATCTTAGAATCTGTGGAGACTGTCATACTGTTGTAAAACTTATCTCAAAAATATATCAAAGAGAGATCATTGTAAGGGATGTGAATCGGTTTCATCATTTCAAAGATGGGTCCTGTTCCTGCAGAGACTACTGGTGA